A genomic stretch from Methanomassiliicoccales archaeon includes:
- a CDS encoding LUD domain-containing protein: MTNESNFYAEKARFIIKRAIDDYARFEGMRRAFQTNFDNQEINKLKIDGFEQRRERAREVRRRSFSDNSLLKKAIARLEANGIRVRTASTKDEALNMILEEIGDEKLIVKSKSNVTKEIDLTHFLESKGIEVVETDAGDRIVQLARERTVHPTGPALHLTRYDVARILSDHLDRPVEPNPDELTKAIRNEISAFISRASIGITGANFITAEEGSIVVVHNEGNITACARRPKKHIIVSAAEKIVPNLDEAMNFAKLQILYGTGSLNSSFIDVISAPSRTADIEKIMFYGMHGPKEVVLILIDNGRSAIEDKEVMYCINCGSCLLKCPVYDVLGPDFGGHAYLGGRGVCFTAELEGLEKGVEGGLTYCTQCGLCTEMCPVKIDTPRLMREMRCRAVQKGLLPTPEQEEMISNVKQWGSPWNEPPENRTEWSDGLDIPSDGSILYFAGCFNSLRAPEIPRAAIDILISAGLNVSYLGADEVCCGSPFLKIGAKDVFVTLASRNTSRMRKTGARKIITSCPGCYNMLSLYSQYVPEFDFKVEHISQTIASFLKEGRIEFRMKSMHVTYHDPCDLGRHRGIFEAPRSIINSIPGLKLTEMRFNRTKSICCGAGAGVKKTHPELASFIGRRRLEQAIETGANHLITACAFCENNFRDALKSSNHGIEIVDLVTLTRDLAIFS, encoded by the coding sequence ATGACAAATGAATCGAATTTTTACGCGGAAAAGGCGAGGTTCATCATAAAAAGAGCGATTGATGATTATGCAAGATTTGAGGGAATGCGCAGAGCTTTTCAAACGAATTTTGATAATCAGGAAATCAATAAACTCAAAATTGATGGGTTCGAGCAAAGAAGGGAAAGGGCCAGAGAGGTACGGCGGAGATCCTTCTCCGACAATTCCCTTCTGAAAAAAGCAATTGCAAGATTAGAAGCAAACGGGATACGAGTCCGCACCGCATCGACAAAGGATGAAGCCCTCAATATGATCCTCGAGGAAATCGGGGATGAGAAGCTCATCGTTAAATCGAAATCGAATGTCACAAAGGAAATCGATCTAACCCATTTTCTTGAATCGAAGGGGATTGAGGTCGTTGAAACAGACGCGGGCGACAGAATTGTTCAACTCGCAAGGGAACGAACAGTACATCCAACAGGTCCGGCACTGCATCTCACGAGATACGATGTGGCGCGGATTCTCAGTGACCATCTAGACCGACCGGTTGAGCCAAATCCAGATGAATTGACCAAAGCGATCAGAAATGAGATCTCAGCGTTTATCTCGAGGGCATCTATCGGAATTACCGGCGCAAATTTCATCACCGCTGAAGAAGGCTCGATCGTTGTCGTGCACAACGAGGGCAATATTACGGCTTGCGCGCGACGACCAAAAAAGCACATCATCGTAAGCGCAGCCGAAAAGATTGTTCCAAATCTGGATGAAGCGATGAATTTTGCCAAACTTCAAATTCTCTATGGCACTGGCAGTCTGAATAGTTCATTTATCGACGTGATCAGCGCTCCGAGCCGGACTGCGGATATCGAGAAGATCATGTTTTATGGAATGCACGGTCCAAAGGAGGTCGTGCTGATTCTCATCGACAATGGAAGGAGTGCGATTGAAGACAAAGAAGTCATGTACTGCATTAACTGCGGAAGCTGTCTATTGAAATGTCCAGTTTATGATGTTTTGGGTCCTGACTTTGGAGGTCACGCGTATTTGGGTGGTAGAGGTGTATGTTTCACTGCCGAGTTGGAAGGCCTCGAAAAGGGTGTCGAGGGCGGTCTCACATATTGTACTCAATGCGGTCTCTGCACCGAGATGTGCCCCGTAAAAATCGATACTCCAAGATTGATGAGGGAGATGAGGTGCAGAGCCGTACAGAAGGGACTTCTCCCAACGCCAGAACAGGAGGAAATGATTTCGAACGTGAAACAATGGGGAAGTCCATGGAACGAACCGCCAGAGAATAGAACGGAATGGTCAGATGGTTTAGATATTCCGTCTGATGGTTCTATTCTCTATTTTGCTGGGTGCTTCAATTCACTTCGTGCACCTGAAATCCCAAGAGCGGCGATCGATATCCTCATTTCCGCAGGGTTGAATGTATCGTATCTAGGCGCCGATGAGGTATGTTGTGGTTCGCCTTTTTTGAAAATAGGTGCGAAAGACGTTTTTGTGACACTGGCATCAAGAAATACTTCTAGAATGAGAAAAACAGGTGCACGCAAGATCATCACGTCCTGTCCAGGCTGTTACAACATGCTGTCCTTGTACTCACAATATGTTCCTGAATTTGATTTCAAAGTCGAACACATTTCTCAAACAATCGCATCATTTCTCAAAGAGGGAAGGATTGAATTTCGAATGAAATCCATGCACGTGACTTACCACGATCCTTGCGATCTTGGTCGGCATCGAGGGATCTTTGAGGCACCTCGTTCGATCATCAATTCGATACCTGGCCTAAAGCTGACTGAAATGAGATTCAACAGAACTAAGTCGATCTGTTGTGGCGCTGGTGCTGGGGTGAAAAAGACCCATCCCGAACTCGCATCATTCATCGGCAGAAGAAGGCTCGAGCAAGCGATCGAAACCGGTGCCAATCACCTCATCACTGCTTGCGCCTTCTGCGAGAACAATTTCAGAGATGCGCTTAAGTCTTCAAATCACGGGATTGAAATTGTTGACCTGGTCACCCTTACAAGGGATCTTGCGATTTTTTCATGA
- a CDS encoding glycosyltransferase family 4 protein, which yields MRIAIVNPFHYPYLGGIEHRIHHISRRLACHHEVYVVTGRLPETEEIEEIDGYYVKRLPSFYLNIYNPPMIWTKGIEITLKELKPDVIDLHYRWARGYTKSVVSQNTAKVLTWHNAYGEGDGLLRSLSIVNDMLFSRNKKKFQRIVCISDFVAKDLISRGFPAEKLSVVPNGVDLPPDRNLNDEEDFILFIGRLVRTKGLRYLIEAMKFVDEKLIICGSGPERNRLERLAKKYQLEKKIIFLGKVSEEKKHQLLARCKIFVMPSLIESYGIAVAEGMAYGKPVVGSRTGGLPDVIGEAGILVEPRNSKELASSINALLSDDDLRRDLGRKARERAKEFSWDKAAKMMERIYVEVSSQANRSISE from the coding sequence ATGAGAATCGCAATTGTTAATCCGTTTCACTACCCGTATCTTGGTGGAATTGAGCACCGAATCCATCATATTTCAAGGAGATTGGCTTGCCACCATGAAGTCTACGTCGTTACGGGAAGATTACCGGAAACCGAGGAAATCGAAGAAATCGATGGGTACTATGTTAAACGATTGCCCTCATTCTATCTCAATATATACAATCCTCCAATGATTTGGACAAAGGGTATTGAAATCACTCTCAAAGAATTGAAGCCCGATGTGATTGACCTGCACTATCGGTGGGCCAGGGGATATACAAAGTCGGTGGTTTCTCAGAATACAGCCAAAGTACTAACCTGGCACAATGCATACGGTGAGGGCGATGGCCTACTTCGTTCATTGAGCATTGTTAATGATATGCTCTTTAGTAGAAACAAGAAAAAATTTCAAAGAATCGTGTGCATCAGCGATTTTGTCGCCAAGGACCTCATCTCTCGGGGGTTTCCAGCCGAAAAATTATCGGTTGTACCAAATGGTGTTGACCTTCCACCGGATAGGAACTTAAACGACGAAGAGGACTTTATCCTGTTTATAGGGAGACTCGTCAGAACGAAAGGTCTTCGATATCTTATCGAAGCGATGAAGTTTGTTGATGAGAAGTTGATCATTTGTGGCTCTGGACCCGAGAGAAACCGATTGGAGAGACTCGCTAAAAAATATCAATTGGAAAAGAAAATCATCTTTTTGGGCAAAGTCAGCGAAGAAAAAAAACACCAACTCCTGGCAAGATGCAAGATCTTTGTAATGCCGTCACTAATCGAATCCTATGGGATCGCAGTCGCGGAGGGAATGGCTTATGGGAAACCTGTCGTTGGGTCAAGAACCGGAGGTTTGCCAGATGTCATTGGAGAGGCGGGGATTCTAGTGGAACCGAGGAACTCAAAAGAACTGGCATCATCGATAAATGCGTTACTGTCTGACGATGATCTCAGGAGGGATCTCGGTCGTAAGGCACGAGAAAGGGCAAAGGAATTCTCTTGGGATAAAGCAGCGAAGATGATGGAAAGGATATACGTCGAGGTTTCCTCGCAGGCGAATAGATCTATTTCAGAATGA
- a CDS encoding N-acetyl-gamma-glutamyl-phosphate reductase: protein MVRAAIIGGSGYTGGELARILCRHPKMTIVSMTSRQHPGVKVSKIHPFLEGFVDLRFDEKLGNAMDCDLVFVATPYGASMDIIPELIDRGIKVIDLSGDYRLGDANIYRKWYGIEHKDPKNLKSAVYGIPELFRNEIAKAQLVANPGCYPTCAVLALAPLFAEGIVDGKIIVDAKSGTSGAGMEPTKTTHHPNCGANVIPYKVGSHRHTPEIAMALRKIGDAPVEVIFTPHLVPIVRGILCTCYGTLIKPIAHDDLYSIYQKFYKDSRFVRLNNIPSIPSVVGSNFCEVGYEFAGNGNLVVLGALDNLIKGGAGQAIQNANIMFGIEEEAGLDFPGMGV, encoded by the coding sequence ATGGTACGTGCTGCAATAATCGGAGGCTCAGGTTATACGGGCGGAGAACTAGCCCGTATTCTATGTCGCCACCCTAAGATGACGATAGTCTCAATGACATCGAGACAGCATCCTGGCGTGAAGGTGTCGAAAATTCACCCGTTCCTCGAGGGATTCGTTGATCTCAGATTCGACGAAAAGCTCGGGAACGCAATGGATTGCGATCTTGTTTTCGTTGCAACCCCATATGGCGCCTCCATGGATATTATTCCAGAACTCATCGACAGAGGAATCAAGGTCATCGACCTTAGCGGCGATTATCGTCTCGGTGATGCGAACATTTATCGTAAATGGTATGGAATCGAGCACAAAGATCCGAAGAATCTGAAGAGTGCGGTCTACGGAATTCCTGAGCTTTTCAGAAACGAAATTGCAAAAGCGCAGCTCGTAGCCAATCCTGGTTGCTATCCAACTTGCGCTGTACTCGCCCTGGCACCTTTATTTGCCGAGGGCATTGTCGATGGAAAAATCATCGTTGACGCAAAGAGTGGAACCTCGGGTGCGGGTATGGAACCGACAAAAACAACGCATCACCCTAATTGCGGTGCTAATGTGATCCCCTACAAGGTTGGATCTCATAGGCATACACCTGAGATTGCGATGGCACTAAGAAAGATCGGAGATGCTCCTGTCGAGGTGATCTTTACGCCCCATCTCGTTCCGATTGTGAGGGGCATTCTGTGCACCTGCTACGGGACGCTTATCAAACCAATCGCACATGATGATCTTTACTCAATTTATCAGAAATTTTACAAGGATAGCAGATTTGTCAGATTGAACAACATCCCCTCGATTCCATCCGTGGTTGGATCGAATTTTTGCGAGGTTGGATACGAATTTGCGGGCAACGGAAATCTTGTGGTCTTGGGGGCGCTCGACAACCTTATAAAAGGTGGGGCAGGGCAAGCGATCCAGAACGCAAACATCATGTTTGGTATCGAGGAGGAAGCCGGACTCGACTTCCCGGGCATGGGGGTGTGA
- the argJ gene encoding bifunctional ornithine acetyltransferase/N-acetylglutamate synthase, whose amino-acid sequence MKIIDGGITAPLGWKAAGVHAGIKKEKLDLAILYSERPARISIAYTQNKVKAAPVEVMMKRDPEFLQAFVINSGNANALTGSKGVEDAITMIKIAAAELGIDENLMGVASTGVIGRYLPMDKIAAGIPLAVKSLGRGKKFDELASTAILTTDTVRKEAACQVTLGDGRTVTIGGMAKGSGMISPSMKALHATTLSFITTDAPLSSRPDKKWQEVLDRSFNMINVDGDQSTNDISVLMANGCVEGQPVDDDPVFWKAVEWIAKTLAKKIASDGEGATKLIEVVITGARTEEDARRAAKAIISSNLVKAAIFGSDPNFGRIIAAVGNSNSHFDLEKMQLMICANGTNVKLFDHGNPIQFSGKTTETIARKVLSNKTITIKVDLGVGSHSAEAWGCDLSYDYVRINAQYTT is encoded by the coding sequence TTGAAGATCATTGACGGTGGTATCACAGCTCCGCTTGGATGGAAGGCGGCGGGAGTGCATGCTGGCATCAAAAAGGAAAAGCTAGATTTGGCGATTCTTTATTCGGAAAGACCTGCAAGAATTTCGATTGCTTATACTCAAAACAAAGTCAAGGCAGCGCCAGTTGAAGTGATGATGAAAAGAGATCCGGAGTTTCTCCAGGCCTTCGTGATTAACAGTGGAAACGCCAATGCATTAACCGGATCGAAGGGAGTTGAGGATGCAATCACGATGATTAAGATTGCTGCTGCAGAACTTGGCATTGACGAAAATCTTATGGGTGTCGCCTCGACAGGTGTTATTGGGCGCTATCTTCCGATGGATAAGATCGCTGCGGGAATCCCTCTCGCGGTGAAATCGCTCGGCAGAGGGAAAAAGTTCGACGAACTCGCATCAACGGCAATTCTCACAACAGACACTGTAAGAAAAGAGGCGGCATGCCAGGTCACACTTGGTGATGGGAGAACGGTGACAATTGGTGGGATGGCGAAAGGAAGCGGCATGATTTCACCATCGATGAAAGCACTTCATGCAACGACATTGAGTTTTATTACCACAGACGCCCCGCTTTCATCGAGACCTGACAAAAAATGGCAGGAGGTCTTGGATCGTAGTTTCAATATGATCAATGTTGACGGCGACCAGAGCACAAATGATATTTCGGTGCTTATGGCAAACGGTTGCGTTGAAGGCCAGCCCGTTGACGACGATCCAGTTTTCTGGAAAGCCGTCGAATGGATTGCGAAAACGCTGGCAAAAAAGATCGCATCTGATGGTGAAGGTGCGACCAAATTGATTGAAGTCGTTATCACTGGAGCGCGCACGGAGGAGGACGCGCGGAGGGCGGCGAAAGCAATCATATCGTCAAATCTGGTCAAGGCTGCGATTTTTGGATCCGATCCCAACTTTGGAAGAATCATTGCAGCCGTCGGCAATTCGAACAGCCATTTCGATCTTGAAAAGATGCAACTGATGATCTGTGCCAATGGGACGAATGTCAAGCTTTTCGATCACGGCAATCCTATTCAGTTTTCTGGAAAGACGACGGAAACCATCGCGAGAAAGGTACTTTCAAACAAGACAATCACGATCAAGGTCGATTTGGGAGTCGGTAGTCATTCAGCGGAGGCGTGGGGGTGCGATCTCAGTTACGATTATGTGAGGATCAATGCACAATACACAACGTAG
- the argH gene encoding argininosuccinate lyase has translation MSQETLWKGRFKGKIADEVLSFTSSLSWDRRLAWYDVVGSIAHVKMLCKQKIIEEAECNRIIEHLKKLLNDIETNKLMLPEDIEDIHSGIEFLLVDHLGDIGKKVHTARSRNDQVVTDLRMFMRDCTLTLMSLLHSLEEILLNKATQNLETIMPGFTHLQHAQPITLAHHLLAHFSRLERDFDRFAETYRRINICPLGSAALAGTTFNIDRSYTSQLLGFDRPSRNSIDAVSDRDFVSEFIFNCTMTMIHLSSLCEELIIWSTPEFGFVEFDDAYATGSSIMPQKKNPDIAELIRGKTARVAGNLNAIMMLVKGLPLSYNRDLQEDKPLLFEAFDTTRSSLEILVPAMKTLRFDKEKMKARALEGHLNATDLADYLVLKGVPFRDAHEISAKIVRYAIEKGEKIEELSVSEMKRFSERIEDDVIPILSVEACVNRRRSYGGTSPDAVEKQIEECTEILTRQKGLMRKEHLRLKRIWKKLLS, from the coding sequence GTGAGTCAGGAAACACTATGGAAGGGGAGATTCAAGGGAAAAATCGCTGACGAGGTTCTCTCCTTCACTTCTTCTTTGAGCTGGGACAGACGCCTCGCATGGTATGATGTTGTCGGCTCTATCGCCCATGTCAAGATGCTCTGCAAACAGAAAATTATCGAAGAAGCTGAATGCAATAGAATCATTGAGCATCTGAAAAAATTGCTCAACGACATTGAAACAAACAAACTCATGCTGCCTGAAGATATCGAGGATATTCATTCCGGCATCGAATTTCTATTAGTTGATCACCTAGGAGATATCGGCAAGAAAGTTCATACCGCAAGGAGCAGGAATGACCAGGTTGTTACAGACTTGCGCATGTTCATGAGGGATTGCACTCTCACGCTCATGTCTCTTCTCCATTCTTTGGAGGAGATTTTGCTAAACAAGGCGACACAAAATCTCGAAACAATCATGCCTGGATTCACACATCTGCAACACGCTCAACCGATCACACTAGCGCATCACCTGCTTGCTCATTTTTCGAGACTCGAGAGAGACTTCGATCGTTTCGCCGAGACCTATAGAAGGATAAACATCTGTCCCCTTGGTTCCGCTGCATTGGCAGGAACGACATTCAACATTGACCGATCGTACACTTCGCAACTCTTGGGCTTTGATCGTCCCTCGCGAAATTCGATCGATGCCGTGTCCGATAGAGACTTTGTCTCGGAATTCATTTTTAATTGCACGATGACGATGATTCACTTGAGTTCTCTGTGCGAAGAGCTTATCATATGGAGCACTCCTGAATTCGGATTCGTTGAATTTGATGATGCCTATGCAACTGGCAGTTCGATCATGCCACAAAAGAAAAACCCCGATATCGCTGAACTTATCAGGGGTAAAACTGCACGGGTTGCAGGGAATCTCAATGCAATCATGATGCTCGTAAAGGGACTCCCCCTCTCTTACAATCGTGATCTTCAGGAAGATAAGCCACTTCTCTTCGAAGCTTTTGACACAACAAGGTCCTCACTCGAAATCCTCGTGCCAGCCATGAAGACACTACGTTTTGATAAGGAAAAGATGAAAGCGAGGGCTCTCGAGGGACATCTCAACGCGACTGATCTCGCAGACTACCTTGTATTGAAAGGAGTGCCATTCAGGGACGCACATGAGATTTCAGCAAAGATCGTGAGATATGCGATCGAAAAAGGAGAGAAGATTGAAGAATTGAGCGTTTCCGAGATGAAAAGATTTTCCGAAAGAATCGAGGATGACGTTATTCCGATTCTTTCGGTGGAAGCGTGTGTCAACCGGAGAAGATCCTATGGAGGGACTTCGCCGGATGCTGTAGAAAAACAGATCGAAGAATGCACCGAGATTCTTACAAGGCAAAAAGGATTGATGAGAAAAGAACATCTGAGATTGAAAAGGATTTGGAAAAAATTGCTCTCATGA
- the thiD gene encoding bifunctional hydroxymethylpyrimidine kinase/phosphomethylpyrimidine kinase: MKNIYKREYSTMLVVLTIAGSDSIGGAGLQADIKALASMGIHGVSVVTAVTSQNTQHVHEIHPIPVDHIISQLDAILEDTTIGAVKTGMLYSAEIAEAVAERIKNLHFPIVVDPVLVAGVGDPLSKEDLIRSLKDHVIPISSVATPNIPEAEAITGLRIRSDEDRVKACKYILDMGAKSVVLKGGHLQGEKIVDTLCLGDEIVEFVSRRVEHRGHGGGCILSAYIAGYLAIGKTIKEAVYLARDRLSNSIDMRYAIGKGLKIVNPMATAEKEMERYAVMKSLKAAVRELESILPTSWVPEVGINFAYALPCARGLDEVCGLDGRIGVVGDRPTHLGCPDFGVSKHIATVVLAAMQHDLSIRAAVNIRYHENILACLKLAGLSVASFNRTHEPEGRKTMEWGTDTAIKEAGFIPDVIFDKGGHGKEPMIRILGKNPSDVLRKIRLALDRAVIP; this comes from the coding sequence GTGAAAAATATCTACAAGAGGGAATATTCAACCATGCTCGTTGTATTGACAATCGCCGGATCGGACTCAATCGGGGGCGCAGGGCTCCAGGCGGATATCAAAGCGCTCGCCTCGATGGGAATCCACGGCGTCTCGGTCGTCACCGCTGTCACTTCTCAGAACACACAACATGTACATGAAATTCACCCAATTCCGGTGGATCACATTATTTCTCAACTCGACGCGATCCTCGAGGATACAACGATCGGAGCGGTGAAAACCGGAATGCTATACAGTGCTGAGATCGCGGAGGCAGTTGCGGAAAGAATCAAAAATCTTCATTTTCCAATCGTTGTAGATCCCGTGCTTGTGGCAGGTGTTGGCGATCCATTATCGAAGGAAGATCTGATTCGATCGCTTAAGGATCATGTAATTCCAATATCTTCCGTTGCGACACCGAATATTCCAGAAGCTGAAGCGATTACAGGTCTCAGAATTAGGTCAGATGAAGATAGAGTAAAGGCTTGCAAGTATATTCTCGATATGGGTGCAAAATCGGTCGTGCTCAAAGGAGGTCATTTACAGGGCGAAAAAATCGTCGATACACTTTGCCTTGGTGATGAAATTGTGGAGTTCGTTTCGCGTCGTGTCGAGCACCGCGGTCATGGCGGAGGTTGTATTCTTTCCGCATATATTGCCGGTTATCTTGCAATCGGCAAGACCATCAAAGAAGCGGTTTACTTAGCACGCGATAGACTGAGCAATTCGATTGATATGCGTTATGCGATCGGAAAAGGTCTGAAGATTGTCAACCCGATGGCGACGGCGGAAAAGGAAATGGAGCGATACGCGGTTATGAAATCGCTGAAAGCCGCTGTTAGGGAACTTGAATCGATTCTTCCGACTTCCTGGGTTCCCGAGGTTGGTATCAACTTCGCATATGCACTTCCGTGCGCACGTGGACTTGATGAAGTCTGTGGACTCGACGGGAGAATTGGCGTTGTCGGCGACCGGCCGACTCATCTCGGCTGTCCAGACTTTGGAGTTTCAAAACACATTGCAACAGTAGTGCTCGCGGCGATGCAACATGATCTATCAATCCGCGCAGCCGTTAACATTCGATATCATGAGAATATCCTCGCATGTCTGAAACTCGCGGGTTTGAGCGTCGCTTCGTTCAACAGAACTCACGAACCCGAAGGGAGAAAAACTATGGAGTGGGGGACGGATACAGCGATCAAAGAAGCTGGGTTTATTCCAGATGTGATTTTTGATAAAGGAGGTCACGGAAAAGAGCCGATGATTCGTATCCTCGGAAAAAATCCCTCAGATGTCCTGAGAAAAATAAGGTTGGCGCTCGACCGTGCGGTGATACCGTGA
- a CDS encoding argininosuccinate synthase encodes MVSSDSKRKKVVLAYSGGLDTSVAIRWLKERYGFDVVAVSVDVGQPGNINEDIKRAKEIGASNAYAVDAKDEFAERFIFPALKANALYEGTYPLSTAIARPLIAKILVDVAMKEGASYIAHGCTAKGNDQVRFDVSIGALAPHIEIIAPMREWVMTREDEIEYAKIHKIPIKVKKESPYSTDENLWGRSIECGILEDASQEPPEDAFEWTVSPAKAPDEPTYIDIGFEKGIPISIDGEKMKPVELIKKLNEIAGKNGIGRIDHIEDRLVGIKSREVYECPAATVLINAHRDLEKLVLPKDLLNFKRIIEQRYAELAYEGLWFSPLKEALDAFIDKTQEYVTGDVRVKLYKGAATPVGRSSPYSMYDVALSTYDKGDQFDHTAAKGFIYVWGLPLKTIAAIRKRQVNSSESGNTMEGEIQGKNR; translated from the coding sequence ATGGTATCCAGTGATTCTAAAAGGAAAAAGGTTGTGCTGGCATATTCGGGCGGTCTTGATACATCTGTTGCCATCAGATGGCTCAAAGAACGTTATGGCTTCGATGTCGTTGCAGTTTCGGTCGATGTCGGCCAGCCTGGAAACATCAATGAGGATATCAAAAGGGCAAAAGAGATCGGAGCATCGAATGCCTATGCGGTCGACGCGAAGGACGAGTTTGCGGAACGATTCATCTTTCCCGCGCTCAAAGCAAATGCGCTATATGAGGGTACATACCCCCTCAGCACGGCGATTGCTAGACCGCTAATTGCAAAGATACTAGTCGATGTGGCAATGAAGGAGGGGGCGTCTTATATAGCCCACGGCTGCACAGCTAAGGGGAATGACCAAGTCCGATTTGATGTTTCGATCGGTGCCCTTGCACCGCATATCGAAATCATCGCGCCGATGAGAGAATGGGTAATGACGAGAGAGGATGAAATCGAATACGCAAAAATTCATAAGATTCCGATTAAAGTTAAGAAGGAAAGTCCTTACAGCACTGACGAAAACCTTTGGGGTAGAAGCATTGAATGCGGTATTCTTGAGGATGCAAGCCAAGAACCACCAGAGGATGCTTTTGAATGGACCGTTTCACCGGCCAAGGCACCGGATGAGCCAACATACATCGATATCGGGTTTGAAAAAGGGATTCCAATATCGATCGATGGAGAGAAGATGAAGCCTGTCGAACTTATCAAAAAATTGAATGAGATCGCGGGGAAGAATGGTATCGGTCGAATCGATCATATCGAAGATAGACTCGTCGGCATCAAATCAAGAGAAGTATATGAATGTCCAGCAGCTACGGTTCTTATCAACGCACACCGCGACCTTGAGAAGCTCGTCTTGCCCAAGGATCTCCTAAACTTCAAGAGAATTATAGAACAACGATATGCAGAACTTGCGTACGAAGGTTTATGGTTCAGTCCGCTTAAGGAGGCGCTCGACGCATTTATTGATAAGACCCAGGAATACGTGACTGGAGATGTGAGGGTTAAATTGTACAAGGGAGCCGCAACACCCGTAGGGAGGTCATCACCCTATTCGATGTACGATGTCGCTCTTTCAACATACGACAAAGGAGACCAGTTCGATCACACTGCGGCAAAAGGATTTATTTATGTCTGGGGACTTCCATTGAAGACGATTGCGGCAATACGAAAAAGACAGGTGAATTCGAGTGAGTCAGGAAACACTATGGAAGGGGAGATTCAAGGGAAAAATCGCTGA
- a CDS encoding glycosyltransferase: protein MFTESYLPTRDGVVTSILLTKKKLEELGHEVIIFAPEPENPRDKEDGVYYFRSFGYKKYPGYRIAPFPSNKCEILKKLDVDVIHTHGLFYMALRSMFAGRTLKKPVVISFHTMVTDASKYFIRLPIPEPVINRLSWFYIRKLLERADAVIAPSHAISDELRQRAPGMRMIKVIPTGIDCMRFNPSIDGSPVRKKYGLENNKVILHLGRISWEKNIDLVLKGFALLAERVDEARLMIVGDGPARSHYLDMVSRMGISNKVIFTGFVPDEELPLYYAACDAFATASKFETQGLVILEAMACGKPVAGINYRAVAEIIGQNQPCYLFEDDPVSCADALEKAINCPKEHGKMIRERAEQFSAIESVRKLCDLYEYVIKEKKRRLAER, encoded by the coding sequence ATGTTTACGGAAAGCTACTTGCCAACCCGGGATGGAGTTGTCACCTCAATTCTATTGACAAAGAAGAAACTCGAGGAACTTGGGCATGAGGTCATCATATTCGCTCCAGAACCAGAAAATCCTAGGGACAAAGAGGACGGCGTCTATTATTTTCGGTCTTTCGGTTACAAAAAATATCCCGGTTACAGGATCGCACCATTTCCTTCGAACAAATGCGAGATTCTAAAGAAATTGGATGTCGATGTAATCCATACGCACGGTCTATTTTACATGGCTCTGCGGAGCATGTTCGCAGGCAGGACTCTAAAAAAACCAGTCGTCATTTCGTTCCATACGATGGTGACAGATGCCTCCAAGTACTTCATACGATTACCAATTCCAGAACCGGTCATCAACCGACTTTCTTGGTTTTATATAAGAAAACTTCTCGAACGTGCCGATGCGGTCATCGCCCCAAGTCATGCGATCAGTGATGAACTTCGACAGCGGGCACCTGGGATGAGGATGATCAAGGTGATTCCGACAGGGATTGACTGTATGAGATTCAATCCCTCCATTGACGGCTCTCCAGTGCGAAAAAAGTACGGCTTGGAAAACAACAAGGTCATTCTTCACCTCGGTCGAATCTCTTGGGAAAAGAATATCGATCTCGTGCTCAAAGGATTCGCTCTGCTCGCAGAAAGAGTTGATGAGGCGCGACTGATGATCGTCGGTGATGGTCCTGCTAGATCACATTATTTGGACATGGTTAGTCGCATGGGTATTTCAAATAAGGTAATTTTCACAGGTTTCGTGCCAGACGAAGAATTACCTCTCTATTATGCTGCATGCGATGCTTTTGCAACGGCATCAAAATTCGAAACTCAAGGACTCGTCATTCTCGAAGCAATGGCGTGCGGGAAGCCCGTGGCGGGCATCAATTATAGGGCTGTTGCGGAAATCATTGGCCAGAACCAACCCTGCTATCTTTTTGAAGACGACCCCGTAAGCTGCGCCGATGCGCTTGAAAAAGCGATTAACTGCCCCAAAGAACACGGAAAAATGATAAGAGAGAGGGCAGAGCAGTTTTCGGCCATTGAAAGTGTAAGAAAACTTTGCGACCTATACGAGTATGTAATTAAAGAAAAGAAACGAAGGCTGGCGGAAAGATAA